The Xenopus laevis strain J_2021 chromosome 4L, Xenopus_laevis_v10.1, whole genome shotgun sequence genomic sequence ATGTATTTCCTGCTAGTCAGCTGAAGACGTAAGCTGTGAaaccaacacttttttttgcttACCTGTGTATAATGCCTTTTTCATGTAACTCCTCCAAACCCAGTGTAATACAGGCTGCGTAGAACctacaaaataatcaaaatacaaAGTCATTAAACGTTTATCCAGTAGTTTAGTCAGTTGGCTAAATAACCAGATAATGTATGATTTCGCAACAACTTTGTTCTGCCAATCCTATCACCTGAGCAGCCCACAAATGAAGCTTTGAGTGGGAATAGCCATGTACTTCCTTCTGTGACAACTCTGGGCAATATTAATGGTTCTGCTCTGGTGAAATGATTGTCTTACGTCAAATGCCCCCATGTGAACCCCACTGAAAGTACATTCCTGCTTACCTAGCCCTCGGTATGTCAAAAGTTCTAGCCTTCTGCAAGTGGGTCCTTACACTGCCACCGGCAGCAAACTCCATTACAAAGAAGAGCATATTCTTTGTATGGAAAGTGGCGTATAAATTGACAGTATAAAGGCTCTCCTTGGTGATTTGCATGACGCGTTTCTCTGTCAagattctgaaaaataaa encodes the following:
- the LOC121402822 gene encoding protein kinase C eta type-like, which codes for MAKEKIYTSDDIDGILTEKRVMQITKESLYTVNLYATFHTKNMLFFVMEFAAGGSVRTHLQKARTFDIPRARFYAACITLGLEELHEKGIIHR